The Haloferax sp. Atlit-12N genome contains a region encoding:
- a CDS encoding zinc ribbon domain-containing protein gives MSADDPARATLGIAGVGAYVPRFYLPASAYREAWGKGGTPGVDRVAVADADEDTLTMATEAGRRALDAAGADANDIGHLAFATTTPPNDEEESAVRLASLLGVDPSVPTRQFGGSTRAGAVALSATVEATQNVGDGASSPRLVVVADSPRGAPESDEAAGAGAGATALVLAEDGPLAIDAVGEFGDPAPGTRFRGFGNAETESIGVTQYERDVYTRTVAGAVEALGVDAAELNPDAVALTAPDGKLPYRAANALGVEPARIAAGSVVSRTGDTGAAGPFLGLASALDSAGDAGGDESDGRSPATSVLLVGYGGGAGATALALGTEATTNSAASSVVPVEAVLDGDVELSYAEALRRRGTITGGEPAGGGAYVSVPTWKRTIPQRHRLVAGECAECGALSFPPEGACPDCGSLAGYDDVTLPGTGTVEAATAIGQGGAPPEFVEQQQRAGSFPVAIVAFDGPGGEADGRTVSAPAQVVHSPAGTPAIGDRVEAVPRRIYEQEGVVRYGFKVVPTAARR, from the coding sequence ATGAGCGCCGACGACCCAGCCCGAGCGACCCTCGGAATCGCCGGGGTCGGCGCGTACGTTCCCAGATTCTATCTCCCCGCGTCGGCCTACCGCGAGGCGTGGGGCAAAGGCGGCACGCCGGGCGTCGACCGGGTCGCCGTCGCCGACGCCGACGAAGACACACTGACGATGGCGACCGAGGCGGGCCGGCGCGCGCTCGACGCGGCCGGCGCGGACGCGAACGATATCGGACACCTCGCGTTCGCCACCACGACGCCCCCGAACGACGAAGAAGAAAGCGCAGTTCGGCTGGCCTCGCTTCTCGGTGTCGACCCGTCGGTTCCGACCCGGCAGTTCGGTGGGAGTACCCGCGCCGGCGCGGTGGCGCTGTCGGCGACGGTCGAGGCGACACAGAACGTGGGTGACGGCGCGAGCAGTCCAAGGCTCGTCGTCGTCGCCGACAGCCCGCGAGGAGCGCCCGAAAGCGACGAGGCGGCCGGTGCCGGGGCAGGGGCGACCGCACTCGTCCTCGCCGAAGACGGACCGCTCGCCATCGACGCCGTCGGCGAGTTCGGCGACCCCGCACCCGGCACGCGGTTCCGAGGGTTCGGGAACGCCGAGACGGAGTCTATCGGCGTCACGCAGTACGAGCGCGACGTCTACACGCGGACGGTCGCCGGGGCGGTCGAGGCCCTCGGCGTCGACGCCGCCGAACTGAACCCCGACGCCGTGGCGCTCACCGCGCCGGACGGGAAACTCCCGTACCGCGCGGCCAACGCGCTCGGCGTCGAACCGGCGCGAATCGCGGCCGGGAGCGTCGTCTCACGAACCGGAGACACCGGGGCCGCCGGACCGTTTCTCGGACTCGCGTCGGCGCTCGACTCCGCGGGCGACGCGGGAGGCGACGAGTCGGACGGTCGGTCCCCCGCGACCTCAGTACTCCTCGTCGGCTACGGCGGCGGCGCGGGGGCGACCGCGCTCGCACTCGGCACGGAGGCGACCACCAACTCCGCCGCCAGTTCCGTCGTCCCGGTCGAGGCCGTCCTCGACGGCGACGTGGAACTCTCGTACGCGGAGGCGCTCCGGCGGCGCGGGACCATCACCGGCGGGGAGCCGGCGGGCGGGGGTGCGTACGTCAGCGTGCCGACGTGGAAGCGGACGATTCCACAGCGACACCGCCTCGTCGCCGGCGAGTGCGCCGAGTGCGGCGCGCTCTCGTTCCCGCCGGAGGGCGCGTGTCCCGACTGCGGGTCGCTCGCGGGCTACGACGACGTGACGCTCCCCGGTACCGGAACCGTCGAGGCCGCGACCGCTATCGGACAGGGAGGCGCGCCGCCGGAGTTCGTCGAACAACAGCAGCGCGCCGGGTCGTTCCCGGTCGCCATCGTCGCCTTCGACGGGCCGGGCGGCGAGGCCGACGGCCGAACCGTGAGCGCGCCCGCGCAGGTCGTCCATTCGCCCGCCGGAACGCCCGCAATCGGCGACCGCGTCGAGGCCGTGCCCCGCCGCATCTACGAGCAGGAGGGCGTCGTCAGATACGGGTTCAAGGTCGTCCCGACCGCGGCGCGACGGTAG
- a CDS encoding 3-hydroxyacyl-CoA dehydrogenase family protein — MQVSVLGAGTMGHGIAQVAAMAGHEVTIRDIEAAYIEDGLGAIESNLQGGVDRDKVTPDEMAATLDRLSGTTSLEVAVADADLVVEAVPEDMELKRETVAEVESLVDDDAVIASNTSSLSVTEILSALERPERGLGLHFFNPVHIMGLVEVVVAEQTSESTLTFATEFVEGIDKTAVEVGDSPGFASSRLGVALGVEAMRMVQEGVASPADIDTAMELGYNHPMGPLELGDVVGLDVRLDILEYLREELGERFRPPQILKRKVRAGKLGKKTGEGFYVWEDGEIVGVSEDVMDR, encoded by the coding sequence ATGCAAGTGAGTGTACTCGGCGCGGGAACCATGGGCCACGGCATCGCGCAGGTGGCCGCGATGGCCGGTCACGAGGTGACGATTCGCGACATCGAAGCGGCGTACATCGAAGACGGACTGGGCGCCATCGAGTCGAACCTGCAGGGCGGCGTCGACCGCGACAAGGTGACGCCCGACGAGATGGCGGCGACGCTCGACCGGCTCTCGGGGACGACCTCGCTGGAGGTGGCGGTCGCCGACGCCGACCTCGTCGTCGAGGCAGTTCCCGAGGATATGGAACTCAAGCGCGAGACGGTCGCGGAGGTCGAATCCCTCGTCGACGACGACGCCGTCATCGCGTCGAACACGTCGTCGCTCTCCGTGACCGAGATACTGAGCGCCCTCGAACGTCCCGAGCGCGGCCTCGGACTCCACTTCTTCAACCCGGTCCACATCATGGGACTCGTGGAAGTCGTCGTCGCGGAACAGACGAGCGAGTCGACGCTGACGTTCGCCACAGAGTTCGTCGAAGGCATCGATAAGACGGCCGTCGAGGTCGGCGACTCGCCCGGCTTCGCCTCCTCGCGGCTCGGCGTCGCCCTCGGCGTCGAGGCCATGCGCATGGTGCAGGAGGGCGTCGCCTCGCCCGCGGACATCGATACCGCGATGGAACTCGGCTACAACCACCCGATGGGCCCGCTCGAACTCGGCGACGTGGTCGGCCTCGACGTTCGACTCGATATCCTCGAGTACCTGCGCGAGGAACTCGGCGAGCGCTTCCGCCCGCCGCAGATTCTCAAGCGAAAGGTCCGCGCCGGCAAGCTCGGCAAGAAGACCGGCGAGGGCTTCTACGTCTGGGAGGACGGCGAAATCGTCGGCGTGAGCGAGGATGTGATGGACCGATGA
- a CDS encoding enoyl-CoA hydratase/isomerase family protein, with translation MSDDDPSADDREVGDPRADGGTPTIESVAAECETVDAVVGDRVEGVVTVTLNRPDARNALNATLRAELKRVLDAIEESSARVVVLTGSDEAKAFVAGADVTELRERDMLEQREASKRPRVYERVDDLRQPVIARVNGHALGGGCELMQACDVRIAHERAKLGQPEINLGIMPGGGGTQRLARLVGEGHAMRLILTGELISAEEAADIGLVEEVHGDDTFDDRVYELAELMATKSPVALEFAKKAVKAASRTDLEQGIEYEAELFVQLFGSPDKDEGIDAFFEDREPEWHERER, from the coding sequence ATGAGCGATGACGACCCGAGCGCCGACGACCGAGAGGTAGGCGACCCCCGAGCCGACGGCGGAACGCCGACCATCGAGTCGGTCGCCGCCGAGTGCGAGACGGTCGACGCCGTCGTCGGTGACCGCGTCGAAGGCGTCGTCACCGTGACGCTGAACCGCCCCGACGCGCGGAACGCGCTCAACGCGACGCTCCGGGCAGAACTCAAGCGCGTCCTCGACGCCATCGAAGAGAGCAGCGCCCGCGTCGTCGTCCTCACCGGCTCCGACGAGGCGAAGGCGTTCGTCGCCGGCGCGGACGTAACAGAGCTCCGCGAGCGCGATATGCTCGAACAGCGCGAGGCGAGCAAGCGCCCGCGAGTGTACGAGCGCGTCGACGACCTCCGACAACCGGTCATCGCCCGCGTGAACGGCCACGCCCTCGGCGGCGGCTGTGAACTGATGCAGGCCTGCGACGTGCGCATCGCCCACGAGCGGGCGAAACTCGGCCAACCCGAAATCAACCTCGGCATCATGCCCGGCGGGGGCGGCACCCAGCGACTCGCGCGCCTCGTCGGCGAGGGCCACGCCATGCGACTCATCCTGACGGGTGAGCTCATCTCCGCCGAGGAGGCCGCAGACATCGGCCTCGTAGAGGAAGTCCACGGCGACGATACCTTCGACGACCGGGTGTACGAACTCGCCGAGCTGATGGCGACGAAGAGCCCTGTGGCCCTGGAGTTCGCCAAGAAGGCCGTCAAGGCCGCGTCGCGGACGGACCTCGAACAGGGCATCGAGTACGAGGCGGAGCTGTTCGTCCAACTGTTCGGCTCGCCAGACAAGGACGAGGGTATCGACGCGTTCTTCGAGGACCGCGAACCCGAATGGCACGAGCGCGAGCGATAG